Below is a genomic region from Marinobacter salarius.
CACACTGCATCGCGCCTCCGGAGACACCTTCTGCCTTAGCATTGAACACGACACCTTTGTCATGCTGTTCTCGCAGAGTGATCCCTTTCGTGATTTTTGCCTTCGCGGCGTCAGCAGCCTGCTTGATCAGGTGAATCAGCGCATACAGACCGGCGCCATGGCTTCCATTGGTTCCAGTAACTCGCTGGACACCCCGCTGGAACGCTACGCTATTCGCAACCCCATCGTCTGCTCTCCGGACCTCCCGGTCCGAAAAGCGGTTGCGCGCATGCACGAAAACAGTGTCGGTAGCATCGTGATTACCGACGACGAACGGCATCCCACAGGTATATTCACTCTTAGGGATCTGCGCACCATGGTGGCAGAGGAGAAGGGCCCTCTGGACACGCCCATCGGCCAGGTCATGACCAGGAACCCCTGTTGCCTCACGGCCAGCGCAGATGCTTTTGAAGCCGCCATGCTGATGGCAGAGCATCACTTTGCCCACATCTGCGTGGTGGATGACGAGCACCGACTGATTGGCATGGTATCCGAGCGCGACCTGTTCTCACTTCAGCGGGTCGATCTCGTCAACCTCGCCAGAACCATCGGCACCGCCAGCCATCTCCGTACCCTGGTCAGCCTCCGTAAGGATGTGTCCCGGTTAGTGGACGCGATGCTCGCTCACGGGGCCGATTCCGGCCAGGTGGTAAAAATTATTACCACCTTGAACGATGTCACTGTAAGACGGGTCCTGGAACTGAACATCAAGAAACACGACCCTGGCATCCCTTTCACCTGGCTGACATTCGGAAGCGAAGGTCGGCAGGAACAAACCCTGTTAACAGATCAGGATAACGGCATCCTGTTCCAGACACCGGAGGGGATGACCGAGGAACAGGTCAGGGAAAAGCTGTTGCCCTTCGCGGAAACCGTCAACAAGGAACTGGCGGAATGCGGCTTTACCCTGTGCAAGGGTAATATCATGGCCAGCAATCCCAAACTGTGCCTCAGCGGCAGGGAGTGGGATGACTGGTTTGCCCGATTTATCGACGCCTCAACTCCGCAGAATCTGGTGTACTCCTCGATTTTCCTCGACATGCGGGCGGTATTCGGGCCGATGGAACCACTGGAAAGGTTGCTGGATAAAGTGCTCACGCGCATACGCAAGAACGACCTGTTCCAGAAGATGCTGGCGGGCAACGCCATTACCCGCAAACCTCCTCTGACCATGTTCCGCAACTTTCGCTATGCCCCGGATGGCAAGAAAAACACACTTGATCTGAAGCGCCAGGGACTGGCTCCCTTCGTGGAAGCCGTTCGGGTACTTGCCCTCGCCAATAATGTGGGCACAGCCAACACACTGGAGCGCATGCAGCAGCTCGCCTTAAAAGGTGTCTTTGACACCAAAGACGCCAACGCCTGGCAGGAGGCCTATAGCCTGATCCAGGCTATTCGGATGAGGGCACACCAGGAGATGCTGGACCGCGGCGAGCCCCTGTCCAATTACATAAACCCGGACGACCTTAACCCTCTGGACCGCCGGATTCTTCGCGAGTCGTTCCGCCAGGCACAACGCCTGCAGCAGAAACTGGAAATCACCTACCAACTCTGAAAACCGGGCCAACCTTTATGCTGGAACAGATCAAAAACTGGATCGAACGGCGTAGGGCCGGCAGCACCGGTGGTCCCGATCACGAACACTTGCCAACGCCAAAGGCGGCCGGAGACCAGCGCCTGTCAGACTGCCGATTGATCGTACTGGACCTGGAAACCACGGGCCTCAACCCGGCAAAGGACAATGTCATCGCCATCGGTGCGGTGGCCATTCGGCATAACTCCATTGACCTGGGCGACCAGTTTGATCTGATCCTGCGTCGCCCAGAGTTGGACATCAGCGAAACGGTACTCATCCACGGTATCGGTCCGGAAGCACTGACTCAGGGACATGAGACAGAAGACGCACTGCTCCATCTGCTGGAATGGATGAATGGCGACCCTATCCTTGCCTACCATTCGGCCTTTGATCAGAAATTCCTTGAAAAGACTCTCAAGCAAACACTGAGTTACACCCAGCTCCACACATGGCTCGATGTAGCCGAGATGCTCCCTGCCTTCTTTCCCAACTCCAAAACCGGAGGCAAAGGCCTGGACAACTGGGCCGATTTTTTCGACCTGGAAGTCAGCGCCCGCCATCATGCTGCTGCCGATGCCATGGTGACGGCTGAATTAACCCTTGCGGTCATCAATAAAGCACGAAAAAGCGGTGTCACCACATTGCGTGACTTCAATGAAAAACTGAAGTACCACCGGCAACTGAAGAACATCCATCGGCGAGGCTAGAACCCCGGAACTGTGTTGCGTTTGCAGACGCTTTATCCCTCAAATTACTGAGAATTAGACCTTTTGCCAATATCTATCTATCGCTTGACGGGTAAAGTCGAATAGGACATTACGTCGGAGAAGAACTATATGAATAATAATTTCTCTACAACCAACACTTCTCAGAAAACCCACCAAACCTCCACAACAACAACACAGGAGTGATCCTATGTCAGGTCATGACTACGATGCTGTGAATTACTGGAAGGCGAATCTTCGTCTTATATTCGGGAGCCTCATTGTCTGGGCCCTCGTGTCTTATGGGTTTGCGATACTGCTTCGCCCCATGCTCGCCGGAATCCCCATTGGCGGAACCGACCTCGGCTTCTGGTTCGCCCAACAGGGTTCGATTCTTACTTTCATCGCGCTGATCTTCCATTACGCGTGGCGAATGAACAAGCTCGATGAAAAATTCGGCGTGCATGAGGAGTAAGTTCGAATGAGTCAATTTGCAATCAATTTATTATTTGTGGGCGGCTCATTCGCCCTCTATATCGGCATCGCAATTTGGGCGAGAGCCGGTAGCACAAGTGATTTCTACGTTGCTGGTGGCGGCGTTCACCCAATCACCAACGGTGCGGCGATCGGCGCTGACTGGATGTCCGCAGCATCCTTTATCTCCATGGCGGGCTTGATTGCCGCTGGTGGTTACGCAAACTCGACGTTCCTGATGGGCTGGACAGGCGGCTACGTTCTGCTGGCCATGCTTCTGGCGCCTTACCTGCGTAAGTTTGGTAAGTTTACGGTTCCCGAGTTCATTGGTGACCGCTTTTACAGCAAGAATGCCCGTCTCGTGGCAGTTATCTGTCTGATTGTAGCGTCCGTGACCTACGTCATCGGCCAGATGGCTGGTGCTGGCGTAGCCTTCTCGCGTTTCCTTGAAGTCGAATCAACCATGGGTCTGATCATTGCGGCTGTGGTGGTATTCGTCTACGCCGTACTCGGCGGCATGAAGGGCATCACCTATACCCAGGTGGCTCAGTACTGCGTACTGATCGTTGCCTATACCATCCCTGCCGTTTTCATCTCCCTGCAACTGACTGGTAATGCTCTGCCTCCGCTGGGTCTGTTCTCGACTCACGTGGACTCCGGCATGCCGATTCTGGACAAGCTAAACCAGGTCATCACGGATCTCGGCTTCAACGAGTACACCGCTGATGTCGACAATAAACTGAACATGGTTCTGTTTACTCTGTCCCTGATGATCGGTACCGCTGGTCTGCCCCACGTCATTATCCGGTTCTTCACGGTACCGAAGGTGGCGGATGCACGCTGGTCTGCTGGCTGGGCACTGGTTTTCATCGCCCTGCTCTACCTGACAGCGCCGGCCGTTGCTTCCATGGCTCGTTTGAATCTGATGACCACTATCTATCCTGAAGGCACTCAAGCAGAGCCGATCCAGTATGATGAGCGTCCGCAGTGGATCAAAGAATGGGAAGTTACTGGCCTGATTCAGTACGAGGACAAAAACGGAGACGGTCGTATCCAGCTGTATAACGACTCGCCTGCGTTTGAAAGCACGGCTCAGTCTCGCGGCTGGGAAGGCAACGAGCTGGTCGTGAACCGGGATATCCTGGTACTGGCCAACCCGGAAATCGCCAACCTGCCAGGATGGGTTATCGGCCTGATCGCCGCCGGTGGTCTGGCTGCGGCACTGTCAACGGCAGCCGGTCTGTTGCTGGCAATATCGTCAGCGGTCAGTCACGACCTGATCAAAGGCTCGATCAACCCCAACATCACGGAGAAAGGCGAGCTGCTCGCAGCCCGAATATCGATGGCAGTCGCAATCTGTGTTGCCACCTATCTGGGCGCAAACCCACCGGGCTTCGCGGCACAAGTTGTTGCACTAGCCTTCGGCATCGCAGCAGCGTCCCTGTTCCCGGCGCTGATGATGGGTATTTTCTCCAAGCGGGTTAACAATGTCGGTGCAATCGCCGGTATGCTGACCGGTCTTGGCTTCACCCTGGCGTACATCTTCGTGTACAAGGGCTGGCTGTTCATTCCGGGCACCAACAACCTCGCAGACACCCCGGAAAACTGGGTACTGGGCATTTCGCCTCTGTCTATCGGTGCAGTTGGTGCTGTCGTCAACTTTGCGGTAGCCTTCATTGTGTCCAACGCAACTGAAGAACCGCCCGTTGAGATTCAGGAACTGGTTGAAAGCGTCCGCTACCCACGTGGTGCGAGTCAGGCTCACGACCACTAAGCAACGAATCAGCCTAATTCATTGAATGAATTAGAAGGTTGATGACGAACGGGCTTCCTCTGTGAGGGAGCCCGTTCTTTTTTAAGGAAACCTGTTTTATGTTCTGGACGTTTGTCGCTACCGTTGTTTGCGGCCTCGGGGCCGCTGGTATTGCGCTTGGTATTCGGGCTGTCACCCGAAATCTCGCTCCGAAATGGATCATCCCGGTATTTGCCGGAGCAGGTATGCTTGGATACCTCATATACACCGAATACACTTGGTTTGACCAGAAGCAGTCCCTGATGCCCGAAGAAGCCGTCATTGTGGACACGGAAAGCAACGGCATTCTCTGGCGCCCATGGACGTTTTTCTTCCCTTACGTCAACGCCTTTTCGACAGTTGATACCAAGAGCATCAGCGAAACCCCCTCAAATCCGAACGTAGTGCGATTCACACTGTATCGTTTCGAGCAGAAGATGACCGACGCCGTCTCCCATCGGGTTCATATTCTCAACTGCAGTACCCACGAACTCGTACCATTGGGTTCGGACGGTGCTCCAAGGCTTGATAACATGAAGGAGCTGGATCCGCAGGACAAACTGCTGAACACCGTTTGCAGCGGATAACGATAAACTCAATGAACCCCGACAGTCCCGGGTAGAATAAAAAGAGCGAATTATGATTAGTGCCTGGTTGCTGGTTTTAATCTCCATCACCTACATTTCGATTCTTTTTATTATTGCCTGGGCCGGCGACAAGCATCCTGGTCTCTACCGTCGCCGACTGGCACGTACCCATATCTATGCCCTGTCACTCGCGGTCTACTTCACCTCCTGGACGTTTTATGGTGCCGTAGGCCGGGCAACTCAGGAGGGGCTGGGCTTTTTACCAATCTATCTCGGCCCATTGCTCGTTTTTGTCTTTGGTGCTCCCCTGTTGCGTCGTATTATCTTCATCAGCAAACGCAACAACACCACCTCCATCGCTGACTTCATTGCGTCCCGCTACGGCAAATCCCAGTCACTCGCTGCAATGGTGGCAATCTTTGCGTTAATCGGCAGCGTTCCCTATATTGCCTTGCAACTCAAAGCCATCTCCATGGGCTTTAGCGTCCTGTCGGACACCGGCGTGGAGCCCAATGAGCTCAGTACCGCTGCGTGGAACGACTCAGCCTGGTACATCACTCTGGTCCTCGCGGTATTTACGGTCCTGTTCGGCACCCGACACCTCGAATCAACCGAACATCACCGGGGCATGATACAGGCGGTAGCCTTCGAATCATTGATAAAGCTCGTGGCCTTCGTGGCCGTTGGCCTGTTCGTTATCTATGGTCTTTATGGCGGTTTCGGCGATCTCTGGAGCAACGTCCGCAGCGCAGGACTTGTTGGCACCCTGACCACTGACAGCGTTGAAGCACCGGCTTTTATCACTCAGACGCTGGTGGCCATGCTCGCAATCATCTGCCTACCCCGACAATTTCATGTGATGGTGGTGGAAAACACCGACCACCGGGATTTTGAAACAGCCCGCTGGGCAATGCCGATTTACCTGATTATCGCCAGCGCCTTTGTCCTGCCTATTGCGGCCGCAGGCTTGCTATCCCCGGAAGCCAGTGCATCCGACCCGGATATTCTGATCCTTAACCTACCGATCCTCGCTGGCGAGCAATGGCTGGCCATTCTGGCGTTCCTGGGAGGCGGTTCTGCGGCTGCGGCAATGGTCATTGTCTGCTCTGTTGCCATTGCCACTATGGTGAGCAACGAAATCATCATGCCGGCGTTGTTGAAGTTCTTCCGGCCACGTATGAACAAACGTACCGACCTCAGCTACCTGCTGCTCAGCATTCGTCGAGTTGCCATATTCGTGGTTCTGTTCACAGCCTACGGGTTCTACCGCATGGCAGGTGAGGACTACAGTCTGACCGCTTTCGGACTGCTGTCTTTCGCCGCGGCGGCACAATTCGGCCCAGCGCTGGTCGGTGGCATTCTCTGGCGCAAAGGCAATCACACCGGCGCGGTCTGGGGGCTGGGGCTTGGTTTCCTGATGTGGTGCTATACGCTACTGCTTCCTGCCCTGGCATCGACTGGCTGGCTGAGTAATACCTTCATTGAACAGGGACTCTGGGGTATTAACTGGACGCGGCCGACCGCCCTCTTCGGCTCCGAGTTCGATCAAACCAGTCACGGTATTATCTGGAGCCTGGGAATAAATTCGATTACCTACATCGTACTCTCCATGCTCACCCGCCAACGAGTGCGGGAGAAAATTCAGATTGCCTCATTTTTCCATGATCCGCAGCCGAGAGCAGAAACACCTCAACAACAGAGTTGGCAAGGCGAAATCATGACCTCAGACCTGCAGGCCATCGCAGACCGGTTCATGGGGGAAGAGCGAGCCGAAGCCATTTTTCGCAATTACGAACGGCGCAACGCCATACGGCTACACCCTCACAGGCCCGCCTCATCACACCTGATGAAGTTCATCGAACGCCAACTGGCGTCGGTTATCGGGGCGTCCACAGCACGTGTGGTGTTGGAATCCACACTTACCGGGCGGGACATGCAGATCGAGGATGTCGTCAGCATCGTCGACGAAGCCTCTCAGGCCATGACCTTCAGCCGAGAGCTACTGCAGTCTGCTATTGAGAACATCAGCCTGGGCGTTTCTGTAGTCAACCACCAACAACAGCTGGTCGTGTGGAATCACCGCTACCTTGAACAGTTCAGCTACCCCACTGGCTTCGTTCGCGTTGGCAGGCCGGTGGAAGACCTCATGCGGTACAATCTTACCAGTGCCAATCTCCCGGCCAGACGCATCGACGACATCATTGCTGATCGATGCACCAGCATGCGGGAAGGTCGACCCATGTCCTACGAAAGGCAGCGTCCCGATGGCACGGTACTGAGGATTGACGGTAGCCCGATTCCCGGCGGTGGTTATGTGACTACTTTCCAGGACATCACCGCCATGCGGCGGACAGAACAGGCACTGAAAGAAACCAACATCTATCTGGAACAGAGAGTCAAAGAACGCACCCAGGAACTCCAGGTGATCAACGAGCAGATGCTCAAAGCCAAATCCGTTGCCGAACAAGCCAACCAGAGCAAGACCCGTTTCCTGGCTTCCGCCAGTCACGACCTTCTACAACCGCTGAACGCCGCACGCCTGTTTACCTCCGCACTCGCTGGCAAGGCCAGGGACCCTGAAATGACCGAACTGGTGGACCACATTGACAGCTCTCTAGGCGCCGCTGAAGAAATCATCAGCACCCTATTGGACATCTCAAAGCTGGACGCCGGTGCACTGGAACCGGATATCGGTGTGTTTCCGGTCAACGAGATCATGCGGCACCTGGCAACCGACTTCTCTGCCATCGCAAAAGACCAGGGCCTGGATCTTCATGTCGTCCCCAGCAGCGCCTGGGTGCGGTCAGACTCGAAACTGCTGCGGCGCGTTATCCAAAACTTTCTTTCCAACGCCATTCGTTACACCCCGAGCGGGAAAATTCTACTGGGCTGTCGGCGCCTGAAAGGGTATATCCGCATCGAGGTATGGGATACCGGGCCGGGTATTCCAGAAGACCAGCTTACTCACATCTTCGAGGAATTCCGTCGTTTTCAGCAGGGCCGGGACAAAAAAGGCCTTGGTCTGGGGCTCGCGATTGTCGACCGCATCTGTGGCATGCTTAATCACCCGGTGAACGTGCAGTCGATTCAGGGACTCGGCAGCGTATTCAGCATCACCGTGCCAGTTGCGCCGGCCGAACACAGTGATCAGAACACCACAAAATCTGCACCTGCGTCGCGGCGTGTATCGAGCCTGGGGGGCCTTCACGTCGTCTGTATCGACAATGATCCTGCTATCCTTCACGGCATGAGCGCCTTGCTGGACAACTGGCACTGTGACGTGACAACAGCCGAAAGCCTGGAGGATGCTCGGGACAAGCTGAACGGTACGAAACCGGACATCATATTGGCCGACTACCAATTGGACGAAAACCGGAATGGGCTCGATGCCATGGATTCATTGAGGGACGAGATCAGCAATGATATACCCGGCATACTCATTACCGGCTATATGGCTCCGGACGTCAGGGAGGATGCAATCAGCAGGGGATACCAGATCCTTTATAAACCGGTAAAGCCAGCCGCATTACGAGCACTGGTTAACAAGTTGCTGAAACAGAAACGGCCATGACCAAACCGACTAGCAATGCCATCGGCGCCAGCTTCGGGAAACTCAGTTACCTGATCGTCGACGACTTTGAGAATTTTCGATTGTCCATGCGGCAAATCTTGCGGAATTGCGGCGCCGACAAGATCGAGTCAGTCGCCAACGCACTCGCTGCCGTCCAATATTGTGCCTATAACCACGTAGACGTGGTGCTTTGCGACTACAACCTGGGTGAGGGCAAGAACGGCCAGCATATACTCGAGGAGCTCCGGTACAAGAAACTCCTGAAACGCTCTTCGCTGTTTCTGATGGTGACCGCCGAAACCTCCAAGGAGATGGTGATGGGCGCCCGGGAATACCAACCTGACGGCTACCTCACCAAGCCTATCAACCGTGCCATGCTTGAAAAGCGACTGGGCAGCCTTATCGCACAACGCAATGCCCTGCTTCCCATCAACCGGGAGATCGATCGGGAAAACTTCCCCGAAGCCATTTCTCTCTGCCTGCAGACGCTACCCTCGCAACCCCGCTACAAGACCTGGCTTATGAAAACGCTGGCCGACCTCTATTACCAGGTTGGAGACTTCAGCCATGCCCTGAAAATCCATGACGATGTACTGAGCCAGCGCGATTTGTCCTGGGCAAGGCTTGGTCGTGGCAAGATACTGATTGCCAACCAGAATTACGAAGACGCGGCGGCAACCCTGAAAGAGTTGGTGTCCGAACATCCAGATTACATGGAAGCGTATGACCTTCTTTCCGAAGCTCTCGAAAAACAGGGCCGGCCCATTCAGGCTCAGCAAATTCTTGAGACGGCGGCAGAGCACTCCCCCAACGCCCTGCTACGGCACAAGCACCTGGCCATACTGGCCTCATCCAATCAGGATATACCGACAGCGTGCAACGCCTGGCGACAGACCGTTAGCCTTGGCACCTACTCGGTACACGATAACTCCGAACACTATCTCGCATTGGGTCAGTCACTGTCTGACCTCAGTGAAGGAGAGTCGTCGAATGAGGGTGTTACCCATGCGGACGAAGCTCTGGCAATACTCCGGCGCATGGAAAAGCGGTTTGCCGGGGAGGAGGACGTCAAGCTAAGGAGCCGAATTGTCGAGTCCCGGATTCATGCCGGCCAGGACCGAATAAATGAGGCCCAAAATGCTCTAGACAGCATTGCGGACGAACTCGATCCTGAGCTGATGGCCCCCGAAACCTGCCTTGACTACGCCAAGACACTGTTCCGTCTGGGTCGGGAAAACGACGCCAAGAACCTGCTCAGCGCGCTTGCCATCCGCTGCAGCGACAACTCTCCACTATTGCAGAAAATCGAGAGTTTACTCGATGAGCCCGTGGGCTTCCGACAGAAACTACAGGCCCGGTCGCTGAATCGTGACGGTATCAAGGCCTTCGAGGCAGGCAATCTGGATGATGCCGTTGCCACATTCAATCGGGCACTGGATATTGTGCCCTCCCACGCGGCTCTCAATTTGAACCTGGTACAGGTGTTGATGAAGCAATATCAGGACACAGCAGGTGATCGCGAGCTTTTGAAGCGCTGTGAGAGATGCCTGGAAAGGCTCGCTGGTCTGCCAGAACAACATCGCCAACACCGACGTCTGATCTCTTTGCGCAAGAAACTGGAAGGAATGATGCCATGACCACCAATGATCATGATGAGTTGACCCACTCCCGGGATGCACAGAGCATCGACTTTTCAATGGTTTTGGCCTCTGCCGTCCACGACATGAAGAATTCCCTGGGCATGTTGCTGAACTCCCTGGACGAGCTCCGCCAGGAGCAGGCAGACACCATCGGCGACTCTCCGCGTTTCAATACCCTGCAGTATGAAGCCGAACGCATGCACAACGATCTGGTGCAGTTGCTGGGCATTTACAGGCTTGGCGAAAACAATCTGTCCGCACACGTCGAGGAACACTTCGTTCCGGACTTCCTCGCCCAGCAAATGGCCCGTCATACGCCGCTTCTTGAGGGCATGGGTATCAAACTGGCCATTGAATGCGATGAAATCAACGGTTTCTTCGATGAGGACCTGCTGACCGGTGTACTCAATAACACCATCAACAACGCCATCCGGTACACCAAGAGTATGATCAAGCTGACGGCGACGATGCATGATGGGTTTCTGGTCATTGGCGTCGAAGACAACGGCGACGGATACCCGGAAAACATGCAACACAATGGAACTCCCAGCTTCAAATCGCTGAACTTCAACAGTGGAAGCACCAGCCTTGGGCTGTTCTTCGCATCATCGGTTGCCCAGCTTCATAGCAATGGTGACCGCCACGGATATATCAAGCTGCACAATGATGGCCACCTGCGCGGTGGCGTATTCGAGATCTGGCTGCCATGATGGAACACAGCCAATACTTCAGGAAGGGAATCAATGGCTCGAGGTCACGCATTAATCGTCGATGATTCATCGACCGCACGCATCATCCTGGCCCGCCTACTGGAACGCGCCGACCTGACGACAAAAGGCGTCGCCAGCGCGGAAGAGGGCCTCGCACAGCTACGTGAACAGACATTCGATCTGGTCTTTCTGGATCACCTCTTGCCCGGGATGAACGGCTTGGAAGCCCTGGACGTAATCAAGGCAGACTCTGAGTTACGGCACATCCCGGTTTTCATGTATACATCGCAAAGCGCGGAGCGTTATCGTCAGGATGCCAGGGCCCGTGGTGCCGCTGGTGTGATTGGCAAACAGGTTGATCGTGAACAACTCCTTACCACTATCGAGGCTATCCTGTCTGATGCCTCCACCTTGCCTAGTCTGTCGCCAATCGAAAACAACACTGGCGAACCCATTGAACAAAGCTACACAAGACGGCTGACAGGACGGCTCGCCACCCTGGAGATCGCCTATGAGGAAACCCACGACGAACTCAGGCACCTGCGCAAGACTGTTGCGTTATTGGAGGCTATGCACCAGGAAGGCCTCGATAGGCAGCGCAACCGGCTTAAGTGGCTGGCGCTCGGCGGTATTGCTGTCCTTTCAGGGATCGTTCTCTTCTTTGGACTGGAGTTGAGAGATCTGTCGATGGTGCTTGAAAGCCTGAACGAGCAATTGGCCGTTATGCAGGAAATCGTAGGTAGCCTGGTTGAACTCGAGGAAGTGAGCAGGCAATAAAAAACCCCCGTCGGCGAAGCCGCGGGGGTTTTTGGTATTAAGAGCCTGACGATGACCTACTCTCACATGGGCAGAAGCCACACTACCATCGGCGCTGGTCTGTTTCACGGCTGAGTTCGGGATGGGATCAGGTGGTTCCAGACCGCTATGGTCGTCAGGCAAAACGGTTGATCACTGGGTGGACGAGGTAGAACGATGTGATGTTGATTTCTGTTGAGCGCGATGGCTCTTGCGTCATCCGCAATTGTCTTGGGTGTTATATAGTCAAGCCGCACGAGCAATTAGTATCGGTTAGCTCAACGCCTCGCAGCGCTTACACACCCGACCTATCAACGTCCTGGTCTTGAACGGCTCTTCAGGGACCTCA
It encodes:
- a CDS encoding response regulator, coding for MARGHALIVDDSSTARIILARLLERADLTTKGVASAEEGLAQLREQTFDLVFLDHLLPGMNGLEALDVIKADSELRHIPVFMYTSQSAERYRQDARARGAAGVIGKQVDREQLLTTIEAILSDASTLPSLSPIENNTGEPIEQSYTRRLTGRLATLEIAYEETHDELRHLRKTVALLEAMHQEGLDRQRNRLKWLALGGIAVLSGIVLFFGLELRDLSMVLESLNEQLAVMQEIVGSLVELEEVSRQ
- a CDS encoding HAMP domain-containing sensor histidine kinase; the protein is MTTNDHDELTHSRDAQSIDFSMVLASAVHDMKNSLGMLLNSLDELRQEQADTIGDSPRFNTLQYEAERMHNDLVQLLGIYRLGENNLSAHVEEHFVPDFLAQQMARHTPLLEGMGIKLAIECDEINGFFDEDLLTGVLNNTINNAIRYTKSMIKLTATMHDGFLVIGVEDNGDGYPENMQHNGTPSFKSLNFNSGSTSLGLFFASSVAQLHSNGDRHGYIKLHNDGHLRGGVFEIWLP